The Lysinibacillus pakistanensis genome includes a window with the following:
- a CDS encoding RidA family protein, whose protein sequence is MKSKLVRKNPIQVPNPVGKYSHITIIPKDATMYAFSGQIGVGHDEQLPKTLHEQITNTLKNIEIILASEGMDATQVVKANIWATEEIDWDYFDHKWDTMFGDSYPSMTIAYVSALGLPDIKIEIDIWAAK, encoded by the coding sequence ATGAAATCAAAATTAGTTCGAAAAAATCCAATACAGGTGCCAAATCCTGTAGGAAAATATAGCCATATAACAATCATTCCTAAAGATGCAACAATGTATGCATTTTCTGGACAAATCGGTGTAGGACATGATGAACAATTACCAAAAACTTTACATGAACAAATCACAAATACACTAAAAAATATCGAAATTATTTTAGCGTCAGAGGGAATGGATGCCACACAGGTTGTGAAGGCAAACATTTGGGCAACAGAGGAAATAGATTGGGATTATTTCGATCACAAATGGGATACTATGTTTGGTGATTCTTATCCCTCAATGACCATTGCCTACGTGTCGGCACTTGGTTTACCTGATATTAAAATAGAAATCGATATATGGGCTGCTAAATAA